The Ranitomeya imitator isolate aRanImi1 chromosome 3, aRanImi1.pri, whole genome shotgun sequence genome has a window encoding:
- the LOC138670637 gene encoding uncharacterized protein isoform X2: MGERQVFRDLLDLLEENEGGHQKKKKFPGRLPSQATPSLSFFPAIQSFFNAVCDEIQGLKPDPNKGRNLNKAEEKAIAKLGSNRDFVIREADKGGNLVLWPIELYLDEARRQLSDSDCYQVLPSDPSDVFKAKLDRLLDSAFTMSIINKRERDFMTNHHPRVPTFYLLPKVHKSVQTPPGRPIVSGIGGLLERPCTYIDFFLQPLVASLDSFVRDSTFLIQQLQDLSVPPDVYLVTLDVESLYTCIRHDLGIQAVAFFLDQNTTGDRLHDSFLLDLLSFVLDKNYFVFDRVFYRQARGTAMGARCAPSYANLFLGWWESTRVYCLEAFSMHVIKWYRYIDDILFLWTGTLEECHQFIMTLNQNPWNIRLTSHLSQREVEFLDLKLYPKDGCVYTTLYRKPTATNSLLQFSSFHPQHLRKGIPKGQFYRIKRNCSTQEDFRMHSQDLTHRFKDRGYPKKVVTKTYFNCKTRNLIYALICPCPKTYVGQTTQVLKKRIQQHFSSITTAKKDLERGKTLSSVASHYLSVHNSQHRGTRIMGLELVQSDIRGGDITLELLRRESKWIFNLNCKAPFGLNEDLLFTGFYKQS, from the exons TTTTTTAATGCAGTATGTGATGAGATACAGGGCCTAAAACCAGACCCTAATAAAGGGAGAAATCTTAATAAGGCCGAAGAAAAAGCTATTGCGAAACTTGGTTCAAATCGAGACTTTGTCATCCGCGAGGCTGATAAAGGTGGTAACTTGGTTTTATGGCCTATTGAATTGTATCTGGATGAAGCTAGACGCCAACTGTCAGATTCCGATTGTTATCAGGTCCTTCCTTCGGACCCCTCTGATGTATTTAAAGCCAAATTGGATCGCCTTCTGGATTCGGCATTCACCATGAGTATTATAAACAAGCGCGAGAGAGATTTTATGACTAATCACCATCCGAGAGTACCAACCTTCTATCTACTTCCAAAGGTCCATAAATCCGTACAGACACCACCAGGTAGACCTATTGTGTCCGGGATAGGGGGACTTTTGGAGCGTCCTTGTACTTACATTGATTTTTTCTTACAGCCTCTTGTTGCCTCCTTGGACTCCTTCGTTAGGGATTCCACTTTTTTGATCCAacagctacaggacctgagtgttcCACCTGATGTGTACCTCGTCACACTGGACGTTGAGTCCCTATATACTTGCATACGGCATGATCTGGGGATTCAGGCGGTTGCCTTCTTTTTGGACCAGAACACAACAGGTGACAGGTTACATgattcctttttgcttgatctactGTCATTTGTactcgataaaaactattttgtgttCGACCGGGTTTTCTATAGGCAAGCCAGAGGTACTGCGATGGGCGCAcgttgtgcgccctcgtacgcaaacctctttttggggtggtgggagtcaaccagggtgtactgtctggaggCTTTTTCCATGCATGTCATCAAATGGTAtcgttatattgatgatatcttgtttctctggacaggcaccctggaagaatgtcatcaattcattatgactctGAACCAAAACCCCTGGAATATACggctgacctcacacctgtcacagAGAGAAGTGGAATTCTTGGATCTCAAGCTTTACCCTAAGGATGGGTGCGTGTATACCACTCTGTATCGTAAACCGACGGCTACCAATAGCCTTTTACAATTTTCAAGTTTTCACCCACAGCATCTAAGAAAAGGGATTCCAAAAGGGCAATTTTATCGTATAAAACGAAATTGCAGTACCCAAGAAGATTTTCGGATGCACTCACAGGATCTTACCCACCGGTTCAAGGATAGAGGCTATCCAAAAAAG GTGGTGACAAAAACCTACTTCAACTGTAAAACTCGGAATCTGATTTATGCTCTTATCTGTCCGTGTCCAAAAACGTATGTTGGTCAGACGACTCAAGTACTGAAAAAGAGAATACAGCAGCACTTCTCAAGCATCACCACAGCAAAGAAAGACTTGGAAAGGGGGAAAACCTTGTCCTCGGTGGCCTCGCATTATTTATCTGTACACAACTCCCAACATAGGGGAACACGAATTATGGGCCTGGAGTTGGTCCAATCAGACATCAGAGGGGGAGACATCACGTTGGAATTGCTAAGACGCGAGTCCAAATGGATCTTCAATTTGAACTGTAAAGCTCCGTTTGGCCTTAATGAGGACCTTTTATTTACAGGGTTCTATAAGCAATCCTGA